In one window of Candidatus Scalindua sp. DNA:
- a CDS encoding VWA domain-containing protein — protein MNFEHPVFLLALIPFVFLLFFKREKKYLGYSSVSHLKGTASMKMFLLHVPRYLCFFSIVFATIAFSKPQSDYYETETTFQGREIMLSIDTSFSMTGEAMEKIKDISKDFIKQRSNDMIGITIYGTDAALIVLPTWETPLLDKSLDRIQPQLVGVRTAIGEGVFTSILALVESDLGQSYEINKIRNSINKVNGLGEYAIDFIKMVEKKGTMKNKVIVLFTDGIYNVGMDPVRPLRFASRLGIKTYVISVPASGETGVEYEQAEERIASLKKGVESTGGKYFEAENYEEVEEFYGEINRIEKDRIVAEQVLKKKDLFFFPTVVSICFLFGTVLFENIWLKFP, from the coding sequence TTGAATTTTGAACATCCCGTCTTCCTGCTGGCTTTAATTCCCTTTGTTTTCCTTCTATTTTTCAAGAGGGAGAAAAAATATCTCGGATATTCAAGTGTTTCTCACCTGAAGGGTACAGCAAGTATGAAAATGTTTCTCCTGCACGTGCCTCGGTATTTATGTTTTTTTTCTATCGTTTTTGCAACCATTGCCTTTTCTAAGCCCCAGTCAGATTATTATGAAACCGAGACAACATTTCAAGGGCGTGAAATAATGCTTTCAATTGATACATCGTTTAGTATGACGGGGGAAGCGATGGAGAAAATAAAGGATATTTCAAAAGATTTTATAAAACAGAGAAGTAATGACATGATAGGTATAACGATTTATGGTACGGATGCTGCTCTTATCGTCCTGCCTACATGGGAGACGCCACTTTTGGATAAGTCATTAGACCGGATTCAGCCTCAACTTGTTGGTGTCAGGACTGCTATTGGTGAAGGGGTTTTCACCTCTATTCTTGCTCTTGTTGAAAGTGATTTGGGGCAATCCTATGAGATTAATAAAATCAGAAACAGCATAAACAAAGTGAATGGGCTGGGGGAGTACGCTATCGATTTTATAAAAATGGTTGAGAAAAAGGGTACAATGAAGAATAAGGTAATAGTTTTATTTACCGATGGCATTTATAATGTTGGCATGGATCCGGTAAGGCCTCTTCGTTTTGCCAGCAGGTTGGGGATTAAGACATACGTAATCTCGGTACCTGCATCTGGTGAAACCGGTGTGGAATATGAGCAGGCTGAAGAAAGAATAGCATCTTTGAAAAAGGGTGTAGAATCAACCGGTGGGAAATATTTTGAGGCAGAGAACTATGAAGAGGTGGAAGAGTTTTATGGAGAGATAAACAGGATTGAGAAGGACAGGATTGTCGCTGAACAGGTGTTGAAGAAAAAGGATCTGTTCTTTTTTCCTACCGTGGTGAGTATCTGTTTCCTTTTCGGAACGGTTTTGTTTGAAAATATCTGGTTGAAGTTTCCCTGA
- a CDS encoding PIN domain-containing protein, whose protein sequence is MEAVAKITDFSIEEVLAQNNELRCKLEARDHHIKLLEEKINHLIYHRFSPKSERFDGRQLLLFDYEDTACEVEPATKVEIPTHTRKTGGRRILPQNLPLGRVEHDLSEKEKQCICGDYLNRIGEELNLFLDSPRVHLIQIDEETAGFYAEIYWDLRRKGKPVPSNDMWVAASAMKHGLALFTFDEHFNNINVLLLKT, encoded by the coding sequence ATGGAAGCAGTGGCTAAAATTACAGATTTCAGCATTGAAGAGGTGCTTGCACAGAACAATGAACTGCGTTGTAAACTCGAAGCGAGAGACCATCATATCAAGCTTCTTGAAGAGAAAATCAACCACCTCATTTACCATCGTTTCAGTCCAAAGTCTGAACGTTTTGATGGGCGCCAGCTATTGTTATTCGACTACGAGGATACCGCTTGTGAGGTTGAGCCAGCAACTAAAGTTGAGATACCTACCCATACCAGGAAGACAGGTGGCAGACGCATCCTACCCCAAAACCTTCCTCTGGGTCGCGTGGAGCATGACCTGTCGGAAAAAGAGAAGCAATGTATCTGTGGTGATTACCTGAATCGAATAGGAGAAGAGTTGAATCTGTTTTTGGATTCTCCGCGCGTTCATTTAATCCAAATAGATGAGGAAACAGCAGGCTTTTATGCTGAGATTTATTGGGATTTACGGAGAAAGGGAAAACCGGTTCCATCAAATGATATGTGGGTAGCGGCTTCAGCAATGAAACATGGGCTGGCACTCTTTACTTTTGATGAACACTTTAATAATATTAATGTTCTTTTGTTAAAGACATAA